The Verrucomicrobium spinosum DSM 4136 = JCM 18804 DNA segment TCATAATTGAGCCCCGCCATGGCCGCTTTGGTCAACTCCCCCTGCCCCGAGGCATCCTGTGCACCCTCCTGCCCCCACTGCACACGATGACAAAGGGCCTCGAAGTCGAGATTTACACCCTGTTTCAAATGAACAAGATCCGCTTTGAGAAGGACAGATTGATCCTCGATCCGCGCTCAGAAGCCCTCAAGTAAGCACGTCCGCAAACGCAGCAAGCAAGCCCTCGGGCAAGCAAGCCTCCCGCGCCCCATCCCGCATGAGACTGGCCTCCATTTTGCCTGCCTTGACCATCGCCTTCGCGGTCCAAGGCCCAGCCCAAAGCCCCTCCTCCCTACCCCCTCCTGTCCAGTCGCAGCAGGGGCTGCTGACTGCGCCTGCAACCTCCACCACACCAGGCACGCCGGCCACTTCCGGTGCCGTCACCTCGGTGAATACGAGCGCACAGGTGACCAGCTCCACCAGTGCCACCAAGCAGTTTATCGTGTACGGAGCTGACCTCCAGACCCGCGGTGCCTTCTGCCTGCTGTGCGAGGACATCGCCTCCGACCTGGGGCGCCTGCTCAAGGACGACGGGCGTTTCGCCCTGCCCATCGTCGTGGTGCTCAAGACCCCGCCGAACATCAATCTGAGCGAGCCGGTCATCACGACCAGCTTCAGCCAGCTGGCGTACGGGGGCTTTCACCTGCAGATCAATGTGGAGTTGCGCAAGGACTTCAACACTGAGGACTTCTCCAAGGAGCTCGTTCGCATGCTCCTGGCGGAGCGCATCCTGCGCAACCACAAGGAGGTGCAGACCACCCGCAGCCAGCTCCTCTCTGGATGGCTGCTCACGGGGGTGACCCAGGCCATGGAGTTCCGCAGCCGCAGCCGGCCCAGTGCCCTCTTTGCCGCCGTGTTTCGCAGCGGCCAGGTGTACAGCATCGACCGCATCATTGAGGCGGACCCCAAGGAGCTCGATGCCCTGGCCCGTGGGATCTATGAAACCTCCTCCTGCGCCCTGGTGCTGGCCCTTCTGGATCAGGCCGATGGCGGCCTGCGCTTTTCCCGCTTCCTCAGCGCCCTTGCCAACGGTAAAAAGGGCGACCGTGAACTGCTAAAGGAGCATTTCCCCACGCTGGGCGTCTCCAAGAACAGCCTGGAAAAATGGTGGACCCTGCAGATGGCATCCCTGGCGACGCCTTCCACGTTCGAAGCCATGACCTACGTGCAGACGGAGGAGGCGCTGGAACCTGCTCTCACCTTACGCTTGCCAGAGCAGCATGCCAGCTCCGGCAACAAGCCGACCTCGGGCAACGCCACCGAGGCTCAACCGACACCCACAGACTCCCAGTCCGAGAAGAAATCCCGCAGCTGGTTCCGCTTCGGCCGGAAGGACAAGGACGAGGAACCTAACTCCGAGACCGACAAGGAGGAGACGGCGACTCCGCCGCAGCCCGCTCCCGCTCCGGCACCTACAGCCACACCCCAGCCTGCCAACACCCCTGCGACACCCGCGCCGGAAGAGAGCCCCAAGAAGCGTGGGTTCTTCAACTTCAACGGTGGTCGCAAGATTGCTGCGCCAGTGAGGGCCAAGCCGGAGGATGTTGACGGCCAGACTCCCGCCAAACCTTCGACTCCTGCCTCAGGCAACAGTCCCGCCGCGGCAGCAACAACTCCCGTTGAGGAACCCAAGAAGCCCCGAGGGTTCCGCGGCCTCTTTGGCCGCAAAAAAGAAGAGTCTCAACCCGCGCCCGCCCCGGCAGAGACCAACAAGCCTGCTACAACTGCCCAAAAGGCTGCTCAAACGAAAAAGCCCCAGGCTGAAACGGTCGAAAAAACCGCTGCGAAACCCACGACCCTAGGGAAAGAAGCCTCCAATGCGGACCAACCTGCCAAGGTGGAAGCTGAGACCAAGGGCACGGGCAAAGACAAAGGGAAGGAGGCGGACAAGCCCGAAGCCGCGCCCAAGGAAGAGGTGGCGCCTGCCATTGTCCCCGCTGATCCCGAATTCGTAGGCCCGCCTGCTCCAGGGAACCATAATGAGCCCGTCAAGACTCCTGGTGAATTGCCCGCCGGGACTGATCTCAATGCCGTGCCGGAGCTCGCCATGCCAGCCAGCGCAGGTGAACGCCGCCCCGATGAGCCGCTTCCTCCCGGTCTCTCGCCGGTGCCCCCTGCCCCCGGGGATTCTCACATGGCCTCGCCCGAGATGCCCCTGGGCCTGCCGTTCCTTACGGGTGACCCCACCCCGCCCCCTCCAGATATAGACACAAATACGGGATCCCCCCTCCCCCTGCCGGGCACCCGGCCGGCGGATCCCAACCTGCTGCCGTTGGAAGACTTCGCCAAACTGGGCAAGCGCAAGGATCGCAATGAGATCTTCAAGCGCACGCTCAACCACATCAACAGTGTGAAACTGCGGGCCCACCCGCTCTACAGGCCCGTCATCGGTGAATACGCCGCCGTCATTCAGAGCCTCATCATGGGCCGCGAGACCGGGGTGGCGGAACAGCTCGCCGCCATCCGCAAGCGCCACCTGGAGGTGCGAGAAATGGCGCGCGCAGCAGAGTCCTATGTGGACTGGTACGAAGCCTCCCAGACGCAGACCTACAGCCATGCCTTCGACGACTACATGAAGCTGCGGGACGATCTGGACAAACAGAGCATTCCCCGTGCGGACGCCGTCTCCCGGTACCTCGACGCGATCCAGCAGGAGTTCGAGGAATAGCCCCCTGAGAAAGTTGTTTCCCGCACCCCCGGCAGGTGGCAGCGCCGGAAACGCCTCGCTGCCACATGTTCGAAGCCCTCACCCAGCACCTGAAGCTGCCCGATCTGTGGCAGCACGCCGCGGTCAACCACCTGCGGGCAGGCAGAGATGTCATTGTGAGTGCGCCAACCGGTGCCGGGAAGACCTACGTGTTTGAGCTCTTTGTGAAGGCCTCGCCGCCCAAGGGGCAGGCCGTGTACACCGTGCCCACCCGGGCCCTGGCCAATGACAAGTTCGCGGAATGGACAGAAGCCGGCTGGAAGGTGGGCCTGGCCACGGGAGACCGCGCGGTGAATGTGCAGGCCCCGGTGCTGGTGGCCACGCTGGAGACGCAGATCGAGCGAATCCTCACCGGTCAGGGGCCAGAGCTGCTGGTCATCGACGAGTTTCAAATGATCGGTGACCCCGCACGGGGCAGCCACTACGAAGGGGCCATCGTTCTGGCGGGAGCCTGCACCAAGCTCCTGCTCCTGAGCGGCAGTGTGGAGAACTCCGAGGACGTGGCGGCCTGGATGCGCCGGATTGGTCGCAACGTGGAAGTCGTCTCTGCGAAAGAACGCCCCGTGCCCCTGGAGGAAATGCCAGTGGAAGTGCTGCCGCAGAAAGTCCGCGGCCTGGAAGGCTACTGGCCAAAATTTGCCGCCAGCGCTCTGATGGCCGATCTTGGCCCCCTGCTCATCTTCGCCCCCCGGAGAAAGGATGCGGAAAAGATCGCCAGACAGCTGGCGGATCAACTGCCCCAAGGTGAGCCTCTCTCGTTGACCCAGGAGCAAAAGTCACTGGCCGGCAGGGATGTCGCCGCCCTGCTGGAGAAGCGCATTGCCTACCATCACAGCGGCCTCAGCTACCCGGTGCGGGCGGGATTGGTGGAGCCCCTGGCCAAAGGCGGCCAGCTCCGCGTCATCGTCTCCACCATGGGACTGGCGGCGGGCATCAACTTCTCCGTCCGCAGCGTGCATGTTTCCTCCACCATGTACCATGACGGCACGATGGAGCAGCAACTGGCCGCCGACGAACTGCTCCAGATGTATGGCCGAGCCGGGCGTCGTGGCCTGGATGAGCGCGGCTACGTGCTCACCTCCCGCACCAGCCCCACCTTGGCAGATGCCCGGCCCGCCCGCTTGCGCCGGAGCAGCAAGCTCTCTTGGCCATTGTTTCTGCGCATCATGCGCCGGGCCGCCCTGGACGGCCTCAACCCCTTCCAGGCCGCCCTGGACTTCGCCCAACGTCTGTTCGCGAAGGCACCCCCGGAGCTTGGTCTCGAAGCAACCACCGATCCTGCCGCCACCGCCCCATCCGGGAGGTCTGGAGCGCTCTTTGGCCTCACCGGCACCCGGCATGAACTCCGCAACAGTGAAGGCCAGTGGGAGGAACTCAAGGTGCGCAAGGAAGGACAGGTCTCACTGGGCGAAGCCTGGCGCGCCACGCACTCCTACCACGGCGCAGCCTTGGGCGACGCCAGCTATGTGAAAGATCTTCCCGGCGGCCCCGGCAGAATCTTCAAACTTGTCCGCCAGTCAGGCGTTCAGCTCTATGGGAGCGAAATCGCCCTCGGCAAACCACCGGAAGGCGGTGGCGAAGGCATCGTCCCCACCCAGAGTCTGAGGAAACTGCTCAACATTCCCCGCCATCTGGAGGTGCTCACGGAGGAGCAGATCACCCAAAAGGCCCTTCCGCGGCTCATGCCCCATTTTCCTGGAGCAAACCTCCTGGGCACAACGGTGAAGGACAACCTGCGGTGGGCCCAGTTCGACCACTCCACCCAGCTCGTCACCGCCCTGCAGGACAGTCTGGGGCGCTGGGTGGTGACACCAGAGGAGCGCACCGTGCAGCGGGCGACGGAAACGGGCATCCACATGAGCGCCACCGTGCCCGATCAGACGGCCAGGGCGGGCACACCCGTGCATGCCTGGCGGATGCTTGGCCTGGTGGACAGCGACGGCTCTCCCACCCGCCGCGGCGTGATCTTTAGTTATTTCCAACATGGCGAGGGTCTCGCCGTCGCAGCCGCGCTGGAAGACGAATCCTATCCTGTGGACGAACTGGCCATTCACATGGCCAACCTCCGATCTGACTGTCGCCTGGAGATGACCGAACCCGGCGGCAGCGAACGCCTGGCCGCCGCCTGTCGGGGCATCTACGGCTATGTGAACCACGCCGGTTATCTGGAGGCCGGCCTCCCCATTGGCTACGGCGAAGGCACCGCTGAGCTGCTCGGGCTGCTGGAAGGTCGCGGCATGACCCGCCCCTCTCCGCAGAGAGACGCCGTGGCAGAAGGTGACCTCACCCGTGCGCATGTGGAATGGCTCAGCCTCCTGCGCCATGTCGTGCATGCGCCCGCTCATGACTGGGACCGCTGGCAGCACCTGAAGGCCGCCTGCGCCCTGCTGCTGGAAAAACAAGCCAGCTCCGGCACCCTGATCATGAACTTTCACGTGCCGCCCCTCACACCCAAGCAAAAGCACGACCGCCCCAAGCATTTCTTCATGCGTTATTGAGGGGAAGAGAGAGGGTCAAGGGATAAGGGAAGAGGGATAAGGCGCATCCTTGAGCCGTGGCGGCACCCGAGAGGAGTGGGTGTCTCCTAGAACCCCACCGCGCCCCCAACTCTCCCCAACACCGCCGCCAACCCCAGCACCCTCCGCATTCTTACGAATGCAGCCACAAGCCACCCCGCCACGCCCCTCAGTCGTGGCTGCGTTCGTCAGAACGCGGTGCGTCATCGAACCCAATGCGCCCCCTTCCCCCGACACCGCCGCCAATCCAGCACCCTCCGCATTCTTACGAATGCAGCCACAAGCCACCCCGCCACGCCCCTCAGTCGTGGCTGCGTTCGTCAGAACGCGGTGTGTCCTCGAACCCAATGCGCCCCCCTTCTCCCAACACCGCCGCCAATCCAGCACCCTCCGCATTCTTACGAATGCAGCCACAAGCCACCCCGCCACGCCCCTCAGTCGTGGCTGCGTTCGTCAGAACGCGGTGCATCCTCGAACCCAACGCGACCCCGTTCCCCCGACACCGCCGCCAACCCCAGCACCCTCCGCATTCTTACGAATGCAGCCACAAGCCACCCCGCCACGCCCCTCAGTCGTGACTGCATTCGTCAGAACGCGGTGCGTCCTCGAACCCAATGCGACCCCGTTCCCCCGACACCGCCGCCAACCCCAGCACCCTCCGCATTCTTACGAATGCAGCCACAAGCCACCCCGCCACGCCCCTCAGTCGTGGCTGCGTTCGTCAGAACGCGGTGCGTCATCGACCCCCATGCGACCCCATTCCCCCGACACCGCCGCCAACCCCAGCACCCTCCGCATTCTTACGAATGCAGCCACAAGCCACCCCGCCACGCCCCTCAGTCGTGGCTGCGTTCATCAGAACGCGGTGCGTCCTCGAACCCCATGCGACCACATTCCCCCGACACCGCCGCCAATCCAGCACCCTCCGCATTCTTACGAATGCAGCCACAAGCCACCCCGCCACGCCCCTCAGTCGTGGCTGCGTTCGTCAGAACGCGGTGCGTCCTCGAACCCAATGAGCCCCCGTTCTCCCAACACCGCCGCCAATCCAGCACCCTCCGCATTCTTACGAATGCAGCCACAAGCCACCCCGCCACGCCCCTCAGTCGTGGCTGCGTTCGTCAGAACGCGGTGCGTCCTCGAACCCAATGAGCCCCCGTTCTCCCAACACCGCCGCCAATCCAGCACCCTCCGCATTCTTACGAATGCAGCCACAAGCCACCCCGCCACGCCCCTCAGTCGCGGCTGCGTTCGTCAGAACGCGGTGCGTCCTCGAACCCAATGAGCCCCCGTTCTCCCAACACCGCCGCCAATCCAGCACCCTCCGCATTCTTACGAATGCAGCCACAAGCCACCAACCAAGGGCCGAGACCGCCCACCTAAATTCCACACCTATGCCAGCCAGCGGCGTAGAAACTTTGGAATTTTCTTCAGAGCGAAGTCATTCTGTTTGCCGTCGATCTTCACCTGGGCAAGCTGCCCCTTCAAACTCGCGTTGTGCTCTTTGAGCTGAGCCACCTTTTCCTGAAGCGCCTGGTTTCTGGCCCTGAGTCGTCCATTTTCATCTTCCAAAAGAGAGACCCTGACAGTAGGCAGGGATCTCTTGTGGATTTCGTAGCCAGGCTCAAGGTTCAACAGCAGGTCCTTCACATAGGCAGAACTGTCCGGCGCTGTCTGTTCGACAAGCCAGCGGAGCTCCTCCTGGTAGCCGCGCAGAAAATACAGATCGAAAATCTCGTCCGCACTCAAGTGATGGGCATTGCTGCTTTTTTCATGCACGACAAAAGTACCACAGCAATGGCGATAGAATGCAGCCTTCATATGCCGCGCATTCTGGATTCCAAATAGAGTGTCTGCACCATGCCCGGCATTCTCAGGGAAAGGGTGGCTTTTTAGAAACTCTGTCCGATACAGATTGCTGGCGGAGCTGCACAGCCAATTGTTGTAGTAGGGTGGATGAGCAGCTTTGAGTGCGAAAGCCACAAGATCCGGGCCTGACAGCTGGATGACATCCTGATCAACCTCGTCAGTCCACAGCTTGTGAATGGGCCAAACCTTCCCGGGCGTTGGCTGACAGTCCCCGTCCAGAAACCTGGGAGACGAAACCACCACATCCACGTGGGGGTGACTCGTGAAAACAGAGTTCAACGTCGCAAGATCGCGCTCTGAGATCGCATCGCCAGCAGTAGAGATATAGGTGATCGGGCGGCTCGCAGTCTGGATGCCAAAGTTCCATGCCGCATAGAGTCCGGGAGGACGGTTGTGAATCTGCACATTGGGATAGGGAAACGCCGACTCAATCAGTTCCCTCGTGCCGTCAGTGGAGTTGCTGTCCACAACGATGACCTCGCCAGCTTTGGGGAGCCATTCCTGAAGCAACGGGACCGAATGTGCGATTAGAGGCCGACTATCCCGGGTCGGCATGATCACGGAAATATGATCAAACATAAACTCAACAAATTGCTGTGGAAAGGGTTACTTGTAAGGATGGCTCCTCCATGAAGGCTTCTTCCACGGCATGAGATTCCAGCCCAGACGTGTCCACCGATTGATCAAACTGGAAATGCGGTTCTTCAGCAATTCAATGGTGGCTGTTTGTTTCTGGATCTGCTGCCGGAGTGTTTCAATCTCCTGCTGATATTTCTGAATTCTCTTGTCTGCCTTGGTGAGGGCCCTGCTCATGTCCGCCATGTTCTGGTGAGCGTCGTGTCTGCTGTTTTCGGCATACTCCAGCAGATCATACAGCTCATGCATCTGCCCCTCCAGCACGCTGGCAGAAGGCTTGCGAGAGAGTGGCAAGGCCTCTGCAAGATAGGCTCTGCCAATGGATGGTCTATCTACGCAGGGGCACATCCACAGTGGGGTAATCGGATGCACGATCTGCTTCTCGGAGGCGAAATACATCGCGGCTTGGGACACATTGGACGCTCCACAAGCAAAATGTCCGCAACGTGAGAGCAAGAGCGCGTCCAGCAACACCTCAAGACCCAGCAGATAGCGATGGTGGTGGCGTTCCCCATCAAAGAGCCATGCGTAGCTCCACTCTCGGGGAATCTCCACAAGGTCAACGGAGGTACGGTGCGCTGGGAGTGTCAGAAGACGATCTCTAAACTGGCCTTGAAACAAAGCCACCGTTTCCTGCTCGTCACATGCCAGGAAAATTCGAGAATAGGAAAACTCTTGATCTAGCAGTATGGCTTGTTCCAGGTAGGTTTCGGGGATGTTTGGAGCCGGGTGATATGGGGGGCGATGTTTCCGCATGTCCGTGCCGCGAACATGAACGCCCAGCATGTCTCTGCCAGCATCCACCGGGATAACAGCATCCAGTCTCTCAACGATGTGAGACTTGAGCCGGATGTACTTCCTCACAAGCTCACGCGCTCTGGCAAGGATGTCTGCCGGGGGGATGACATGATGGAAATTGCTCGTGAAAGGTCCGGAGACATCTCCTCCATTGTCAAGGGGGTTCTGAGCAAGCGCCTCGGCAAGCGACAGGATGCCAGGCTGATGGAAGTAGTACTCCCAGGCGTTGGTGACACCATGCACCGGCTCCTCTTCACTGTAGCGGGTAGGATGGCGCTCCATGTCAACAACGGGCTCCAGCTTTTCCCGATCCGCATAATCCAGCCCCTGAAGCACACAGGAGAAATTTGACCAGAAACCCCACCCTGGAGGCGGGCGATAGATGATGTAAGGGCGCGTGGTTTCAGAGGCCATTGCTAAAAAGTGGATACTTGGGATTGAACCGGAATGGGATCAAGGGAGGAACAAGCCAACCCAGCCGGGACGAACTGTGGACAGTAGATGCCGCCTCAGAACCGAAGACGATGCAGAAGCTTAAAGACCCACAGTTTTCGGACCGCACGCGTGCTTTCCTTCTCTTCTTTAAGCTGTTTCTTGGTCAACCGAAGCTTCTCCTTGGTCGCAGAGAGCCGCTTTTGCAGAGAGGTCTCCCGCTTCCGGTACACCGCCACATCTGATCTGAGCCTGCCGATTTCATCGCGCAACTCAGAAATGGCGAGAGAAATCTGTCCTGCAAGAAAGAGCTGGGATCTTCCCTCCGGTGAGTCAGCAATGCGTCTTACTTCACAGTTGGTCATGTGCGCCTGCATATTAATGTGCAGTTGGCGCCCCGCTGTGTGGGTCTGATCCAGCGAGTTCTGTCTGATGTGATAGTACGCCAAAGGTTCCGGCAGGAGCAAGATGTCTGTCAAAAGAATGCTTCGCAGATTGAAGTCCCAATCCTCTCCCACCGGCAGATCTTCCCTGTAGCCACCAAGCTCTGACCAAAGTGATTTCTCGAAAAGAAAACCGTGGATGACGATCTGGTTTCTGGCGATCTGCCGGGTGATGAGAAGTGATTCCACCTCTTCCCCGCTCTTTGCCCGATAGCTTTCCACCACCTCCCCGCTTTCAGTGATGGCTTCGTGGACCATAAGGTACTGACAGGCCGCAGCACGAGGTACAGGGGAGACCTTGGTCTGTAGAACCGTGGCGAGCCTTTCCAAACAGGTGTGATGCCAGGTGTCATCGTCGTCCAAGGCGATGATCCAGTGCCCCGTGGCGGCTGCAATTCCCTGATTCAACATCCCCCCGAGGCTGCTTCCAGGTGCCGCTTGTATGATCTGAGCATGGAACCTGGAGGCAACCTTTGCATTTCGCAACAGGTCTGGCGCGTAGTCAAGAGCGTCTCCGTGAGCTACGATGACGAGCTCTACATTGGGGTAGCTCTGCTGGGCAATAGAGTCCAAAGCCCGCCGCATGAATTGCGGTCGGTTGTGGGTTCGCATGATGACGGAGATGCGGGGCAGTGTAGCCTCTGTAGTCGCCGAATCGCCAAGAGACACGTAGTGGCGGACTTGCCCATGCATGTGGAGCCAACCTCTGAGGGCACCTGGGTTTCGACTGATGAACAGTTGCCGCCCATGGATCTCCCTCGATAGGACATTCTGTCTCTGGTAGGTTCCGTCCATGGGGGCGGCATTGTCGTGGTCGGGATGAACATGACGAAACACTAGATCCCGTGCGTCAACTACGACTCCATCCTGAAAGGCCCGAAAGCTGAACTCGTCATCCGAGTAGAGACCGAAGTAAACGGGAGCCAGGAAGAAACCCTGCTTCTCATAACGAGCCCGGGTGCAGATGGCCATGCAGAGCAAGTCGTCCCAACGATGTCCATCTGAGATCTTGAGCACTTTAGGCATGTCTAGATCACCCAGTCTAGCGAGAATGCTCTCATCCCAACCCTCAACAGGCACCCAGTCGTCGGAGAGTTGAACCAGCACCTGACCCCGGGCGTTTGCGGCCGCCAAGTTCCACGCGGCGACACACCCTCCCTCCTTCACCTGAACGACATGATGTGAATAACCACTTAGCGCCTTGCAGGAGTCCTCATCATCCGCGTCAAAGGCAAACAAATGCTCCACCTGGTCAGGATTGCTCGCAGCAGCAAGCCATTTCTGTCGGCATTGAAGAGCAAGTTCAGGACGGCTTCGCGTGGCATGCAGAAGTGATATGACGGGATGTAGAGGAGGTTCCATGTGGAGTTGCAGGGAGATGGGAAAGCGAACAGAGATCCTAACAGATCCTGGTATACCATTTACAGAATTATTCGTAGTGCATTTATTTCCATTCTAAGTTTTCAATTTTATAGTCGCTTATAGTTGAAGAAGCCTAAAGGGGCATCCGTGCAACACTTGGCTGCGTTCGCGAGAGCGTGGTCCGTCCATCGCCCCTGCTGTGCTCGACGTCCCGACACGTCCTCCCGCATTCTGACGAACTCAGCCACGAGCTGCTCTCTCGCGCTGTCCCACAGTTTGCCGGGATGTCTCCCCCTCTCCATTTGGTCGCCCTGACGTTCCGGCAGGATGCCGTGAACAGCACGCAAGATAAGTGAACTCCCCGCTGCGCTGATGCAGGGTCGCAGCCTGTAGTCCGTCTGAGACGGCAACTCATTACCGTAAACTTAAGTTTGAGCAAAACCGCTACCACGTCCCCATTTCCTATAACCCTATCCAACATCCACGGGCTCAATTCTGTATGTACCCTGTACAACTTCGACCCCAACACCTTGCACACTGACTACCGACCTACCTCGCGACAATACCCGCCAGCACCTCGCCAAACGAAGCCTTCCACCGCGCGGGGCTGCATTCGGAAAGCAGCCACACCCTGCCCTCGGCCCCCATGTGGCAGCGCTCAGAGAGACTCATGGACTCCAAGATGAGCACATCGTCGGCCAAGCCCGCAGCATCGCCAGGCTCGTGTAAAAACCCGGTGAGACCAGCGACCACCGTTTCTGAAAGCCCCCCGGAGCGGGCAGCGAGCATGGGTTTGCCGTAATCATAAGCCTCATAGGTCACAAGGCCCAGCGGCTCCCACCAGACGGAGGGGGCGAGCATGGCCCGACAGCCGCTGATGGCCGCATGCTTGGCTTCGCCAGTGACCAGGCCAAGGTACTTGATGTCTCGATGCCTGGCTGCCTCCACCTTGACCCGTTCCGCAAGAGGGCCCTCGCCACCGATGTGCAAGGCAGGGGTAGCGGGGCCAAGCCGGGCCCGCAGATGTCGCCAGGCCTCCAGCAGCACCTCGACACCCTTCACATCCACCAGCCGGCCCAGGAAGAGGTAGTAACCCCGGTCATCCGGTGGCGGCGGATTCTTCATCGCGTCCCACGAATGCCGCAGGGCGAACAGCCGGTCTGCCCCCACCCCGGTACCGATGGCCAGCTTGTCCCGGAGAAATTCTGAGATGCAGACCCAGGCACGCACATTCTCCAGCCAGCCGGAGGCATGCAAACGGCGCAGCACACGGGCCATCACGGCAGACTTCAGGCGCGATCCTTGCCAAGCCCCGGTCTGGACCTCGCGGCGATAGTCACCGCCCAGCGCCTCCTCCAGGAACTGCCCGTTCGAGTAGAGCGTGCCCCCTACGGAGAAGGGGCGGAAGTTGTGCACATAATGAATCACTGGCACGCGGCGTCGCGCCGCGGCGTGGTACAGAGAAGGTGAGCCGACTGGGAAGACGTTGTGAAACAGGGCAACCTCCGGGCGGAAGGTTTGGATCATCTCCTCGAACTTCCTGCGGCTGCCGTGATTGTAGAAGGTCCTGATCAACTGCCCGGGAATGGCGAGGGCAGAAGCGCGGGCCCAGTCACGACTCTCAAAGAAACAACGAGCCACCACATGCTCCTCCCCCAGATGCTGGTAGATCCGGTCCACTGACTTCTCCTCGCCACCCATGTGGACGTATCTGTTGAACACCTGAAGAATTCTCACCATGTTTTCGCCTCTCGTAATCTTCCCTCGACCGTTCTGAGTTGCCTTGCTGCAGGGAGTCCGCCGCCGCTTATTCCTGAAACCTCTCCGTCTGCCGGGCCGCCCAGGACTCCAGCACAAACATGAGCCACACGGACTGGCTCAGTCGCCAGGCCCGCTTGTCCGAGACATCCGTGCGGTAGTACGCCTCCAGATGCTTCCGCACCACTTTGGGGTTCATCAGCCCTCGTTCGCGACACTTGTGACTGTGCAGCGTGTCGCTGATGCGCTCCTTCCACGCCTCATCCCGCATCCACTTCATGAGTGGCAGGGTGAAGGTCTTCTTGCGCGTGTCTTGGGCGATCCACTCC contains these protein-coding regions:
- a CDS encoding DEAD/DEAH box helicase — its product is MFEALTQHLKLPDLWQHAAVNHLRAGRDVIVSAPTGAGKTYVFELFVKASPPKGQAVYTVPTRALANDKFAEWTEAGWKVGLATGDRAVNVQAPVLVATLETQIERILTGQGPELLVIDEFQMIGDPARGSHYEGAIVLAGACTKLLLLSGSVENSEDVAAWMRRIGRNVEVVSAKERPVPLEEMPVEVLPQKVRGLEGYWPKFAASALMADLGPLLIFAPRRKDAEKIARQLADQLPQGEPLSLTQEQKSLAGRDVAALLEKRIAYHHSGLSYPVRAGLVEPLAKGGQLRVIVSTMGLAAGINFSVRSVHVSSTMYHDGTMEQQLAADELLQMYGRAGRRGLDERGYVLTSRTSPTLADARPARLRRSSKLSWPLFLRIMRRAALDGLNPFQAALDFAQRLFAKAPPELGLEATTDPAATAPSGRSGALFGLTGTRHELRNSEGQWEELKVRKEGQVSLGEAWRATHSYHGAALGDASYVKDLPGGPGRIFKLVRQSGVQLYGSEIALGKPPEGGGEGIVPTQSLRKLLNIPRHLEVLTEEQITQKALPRLMPHFPGANLLGTTVKDNLRWAQFDHSTQLVTALQDSLGRWVVTPEERTVQRATETGIHMSATVPDQTARAGTPVHAWRMLGLVDSDGSPTRRGVIFSYFQHGEGLAVAAALEDESYPVDELAIHMANLRSDCRLEMTEPGGSERLAAACRGIYGYVNHAGYLEAGLPIGYGEGTAELLGLLEGRGMTRPSPQRDAVAEGDLTRAHVEWLSLLRHVVHAPAHDWDRWQHLKAACALLLEKQASSGTLIMNFHVPPLTPKQKHDRPKHFFMRY
- a CDS encoding glycosyltransferase, with the translated sequence MPTRDSRPLIAHSVPLLQEWLPKAGEVIVVDSNSTDGTRELIESAFPYPNVQIHNRPPGLYAAWNFGIQTASRPITYISTAGDAISERDLATLNSVFTSHPHVDVVVSSPRFLDGDCQPTPGKVWPIHKLWTDEVDQDVIQLSGPDLVAFALKAAHPPYYNNWLCSSASNLYRTEFLKSHPFPENAGHGADTLFGIQNARHMKAAFYRHCCGTFVVHEKSSNAHHLSADEIFDLYFLRGYQEELRWLVEQTAPDSSAYVKDLLLNLEPGYEIHKRSLPTVRVSLLEDENGRLRARNQALQEKVAQLKEHNASLKGQLAQVKIDGKQNDFALKKIPKFLRRWLA
- a CDS encoding glycosyltransferase, translating into MEPPLHPVISLLHATRSRPELALQCRQKWLAAASNPDQVEHLFAFDADDEDSCKALSGYSHHVVQVKEGGCVAAWNLAAANARGQVLVQLSDDWVPVEGWDESILARLGDLDMPKVLKISDGHRWDDLLCMAICTRARYEKQGFFLAPVYFGLYSDDEFSFRAFQDGVVVDARDLVFRHVHPDHDNAAPMDGTYQRQNVLSREIHGRQLFISRNPGALRGWLHMHGQVRHYVSLGDSATTEATLPRISVIMRTHNRPQFMRRALDSIAQQSYPNVELVIVAHGDALDYAPDLLRNAKVASRFHAQIIQAAPGSSLGGMLNQGIAAATGHWIIALDDDDTWHHTCLERLATVLQTKVSPVPRAAACQYLMVHEAITESGEVVESYRAKSGEEVESLLITRQIARNQIVIHGFLFEKSLWSELGGYREDLPVGEDWDFNLRSILLTDILLLPEPLAYYHIRQNSLDQTHTAGRQLHINMQAHMTNCEVRRIADSPEGRSQLFLAGQISLAISELRDEIGRLRSDVAVYRKRETSLQKRLSATKEKLRLTKKQLKEEKESTRAVRKLWVFKLLHRLRF
- a CDS encoding glycosyltransferase family 4 protein, with translation MVRILQVFNRYVHMGGEEKSVDRIYQHLGEEHVVARCFFESRDWARASALAIPGQLIRTFYNHGSRRKFEEMIQTFRPEVALFHNVFPVGSPSLYHAAARRRVPVIHYVHNFRPFSVGGTLYSNGQFLEEALGGDYRREVQTGAWQGSRLKSAVMARVLRRLHASGWLENVRAWVCISEFLRDKLAIGTGVGADRLFALRHSWDAMKNPPPPDDRGYYLFLGRLVDVKGVEVLLEAWRHLRARLGPATPALHIGGEGPLAERVKVEAARHRDIKYLGLVTGEAKHAAISGCRAMLAPSVWWEPLGLVTYEAYDYGKPMLAARSGGLSETVVAGLTGFLHEPGDAAGLADDVLILESMSLSERCHMGAEGRVWLLSECSPARWKASFGEVLAGIVAR